The sequence GTTGTCGATGAGGCGCGCTGGGACGAAATATTCGCGGCTACGGCCGACGCTTTCGGCGCGCCGCATATTCTGGTCAACAATGCCGGGCTGGTCATTCCCGGCACGATCGAGGATTGCTCGCTCGAACTGTTCCGCAAGCAGACGTCCGTCATGCTCGACGGCGTGTTCCTCGGGTGCCGCAGCGCGGTCCGGGCCATGAAATCCAATGACCAGCCCAGTTCGATCATCAACCTCAGTTCGATGGCGGCCTTGCAGGGCTATTCGCCCTTTGTCGCCTATAGCGCCGCCAAAGGTGGCGTGCGGTCGATGACCAAATCGGTGGCCCTGCACTGCAAGGAACAGGATTATCCGATCCGCTGCAACAGCCTGCATCCCGCCGGCATTGATACGCCGATGGTGCGTCAGGAAGCCGTTGGCGCTGGTGGCGGAGAAACGCCGGAAACCGGAATGATAAAGATTGGCGAACTGGGCCACCCCAACGATGTTGCCGCTCTATGCGTCTATCTGGCGAGCGATGAATCCCGCTTCATGACTGCCGGTGAATATCCGGTCGACAACGGGGTGCTGTATAAGCCTGCCTAATCTCAGGAGGCGGCAGCACCCATGGCTGCCGCCATCTGGTTCTGGAATTCCGCGAGATCGAAATAGTCACGCCATTTGGCGATCTTGCCGTCGCGCATTTCGAACGTGCCCATAACGCGGATGGCAATCCATTGCCCGTTGATCCGGAACTTGTCGGTCCGCTCGGTAAGAACGGTCTGACCCTCGGCAACGATATGGTGGACGATCCATTCCGCGCCGTCGGAGCCCATGCCCGAACCGTCAAAAAAGGCCTTCACCGCATCGATGCCGACACAGGGTTCCATCGGGATATTATGGTAGAAAATATCGTCCGCCATGGCCGCGTAGATCGCGTCATAATCCAGCCGGTTCCACGCATCGATAAAATCGAGCACCTGTTGCTTGTTGTCGGCCATGGCGAAATTCTCCCTTAGTCTTCCGGCGACACGTCGAGGATCATCTTGCCCTGATTGGCCCCGGAGAAAAGTTTCATGAAAGCAGCATAGCTGTTCTCAATGCCCTTATCGATATCTTCGTCATGCTTGATCTTCCCCTCGGCGAGCCATTTACCCATTTCGGCAATGCCTTCGGCGAAACGTGGCGGATAATCGCGGACGAGAAAGCCCTTGATCGTCGCCTGACGCGAGATCAGATACCAGAGATTGCGGATACCGACCGGTTCGGGGCTGTTATACTCGCTAATCAAGCCGCAGAGTACGACACGGCCATATTCGTTGATCGCAGTAATCCCGGCGTCAAGAATTTCACCGCCGACATTTTCCCAGATGATATCGACACCATCGGGAGCAGCCGCCGCAATTTCCTTTTCGAGTTCGGCCTGGCTCTTGCCGCGATAATCGATGGCGGCATCGAAACCATAATCTTCGGTCAGGCGACGGCATTTGTCCGCGCCGCCAGCAATACCGATAACACGGCAGCCCTTGATCTTGCCGATCTGGCCAACCAGCGAACCAACCGCACCGGCCGCACCAGTCACCAGCAATGTGTCTCCTGCCTTGGGCTTGCCATCATCGATCATGCCGAAATAGGCGGTCATCCCGACCGCGCCGAGTACCGACAGAAAATTGGTCGGCGAAGGAACCAGCGAAGCATCTACCGGCGATGTAAAACCGCCGGCTTCCACCACCGAATATTCCTCCATCGCGCCAAGACCGACAACCCATTGTCCGACTGGAAAATCCGGGTTTTTGGATTCGGCGACGCGACCGACGCTGCTGGCAGTGACCGCAGCCCCCAAAGCGATCGGCGGCATATAGCTTTCCGCATCGCTCATCCAGCCGCGTTGGGCCGGATCAAGCGAGATATAATGGTTGCGCACCAGAAACGAACCGTCGGACAGCTCCGGCAAGTCTTCTTCGACCAGCGCAAAATCGCTTTCCTTGGGCTCGCCTACCGGGCGACTGACAAGCGTGAATTTGCGGTTCTTGGTCATATATTATCCTTCGTTCGCGATTTTGTGGGATTTCTTGATTTTCTTGGCGAGCGACCATTTGTGGACTTCGGTCGGGCCGTCATAGACACGGAAGGCGCGCACTTCGCGGAACACCTGTTCGACGACCGTGTCCTTGCTCAGTCCGGTACCGCCCATCACCTGCACGCAATTGTCGGCGATACGGAACAAGGCTTCGGAAACGGCAACCTTTGCCATCGAGCTCTCGGTTGTTCCCAATGCACCGGTGTCGAGCACCGTGGCGCACCAGTCGATCATCAGTTCGGCCTGCTTCAGATCGATCTGGTTCTGCGCCAGCATGAAACCAACGCCTTCATGATCGATCAGCGGCTTGCCAAAGGCCTGCCGTTTGCAGGCATAATCAATGGCAATTTCCTGCGCCCGGTCGCAGCAGCCGAGCCAGCGCATACAATGGGTCAGGCGGGCCGGAGACAATCGCACTTGCGCATATTTGAAGCCTTCGCCGCTTTCGCCAAGCATCTGGTCGGCCGGCACGCGGAGATTGTCGATTTGCACCACCGAATGGCTGCCCGGCATCGAGCTGTCGATCGTGTCCAGCACCCGTTCGATCCTGATTGCAGGATCGGGAAGGTCGACGAGGAACATCGTCGCGCCTTCGTCGGATTTCGCCATGATGATCCCGACCTTCGCGCCTTTGGCACCAGTGATGAAGGTCTTGCGACCGTTGATCACCCAATGATTGCCGTCCGGCTTCGCGGTCGTCTGCATCATCATCGGGTCGGAACCCGCACCATTTTCACTGGCCGGTTCGGTCATGAAAAAGGCCGAGCGTTCCCGTCCGGACACCAGCGGTTCCAGGAACCGCTCCTTCTGCTCCGGCGAGGCGCATTTGCCGAGCAGATACATATTGCCTTCGTCCGGCGCGAACGTGTTTACCGCCAGCGGACCCAGTGGCGACAATCCGGACTTGCGCAGAACAAGCGCTGTCTCCAGATGGGTCAGATGGCTGCCGTCCTCGCGGATATGCGGTGTCAGAACGCCGGCCTCTTTGGCTAGCGCGCGCATTTCCTGCACCAGACCGTCGGTCGGACCATGGTCCTCGCAACGCTCGTCTTTTTCAAAAGCAAAAATCTTGTCGCGAACGAATTTCTCAACCCGTTCAGCCATGTCATGCGCCTCGGCGCTAATATCTTTGGTCATCGAATCTCCTATCTTTGGAGAATCGTTACGGCAGATACGCCCGGCGCGCCATAGACTTGCGTATAGGCCGTTTTCGGATCGCCCGGCACCTGCCGCGCTCCCGCCGTTCCCCGCAATTGCACGACATTCTCGTAAACCTGGCGCAAGCCGGAAGCGCCGATTGGCTCGCCACAGGCAAGACAGCCACCATCCGTATTGATCGGCAATTCACCGGTGATATCGCTGCGTCCTTCGAGCAACCACTGTTCCTGATCGCCCGGCTTGCAGAAACCATTTTCCGCCATATGCATGATTTCCGCACCGGACTCGGTGTCCTGCAATTGCGCGATATCAATATCTTCAGGGCCCATGCCGGCCTGTTCGAAAGCAGCCTTGGAGGCGATTTCGGTTGCGGTACCGCCGCGCTCGTTGTCGATCGATGCGGCAAATACTTCGAACGAGCCCGGAGGCCGTGTGCGCATCACCGAAGATTTGAGCCGGATGATCGGCACGCCCAGTTCCCGGGCCTTTTTCTCGCTCGCGAGAATGAGCGCCACGGCGCCTTCGGCCGGTGAACAGAACATATATTTGGTCAGCGGATCGCAGATCATCGGCGCGTTCATGATCGTGTCGAGGTCCACTTCGCTGCGTCGCCATGCGTGATCGGTTTTCACCCCGTTGCGGAATGCCTTTTCGGCAACTCGCCCCAATGTCTCGCGGCTGATATTATGCTCGTGCAGATAGCGCATGATCTTCGCGCCGAAAAACTGGACGGTCAGCATATAGCCGGCCTCACCATACCAGTTTGGCAGTCCGTAAGCCGACGGATCGGCGTTGAAAGCACCGCGCGGATGTTTGTCGAAACCGACCGCCATGCCCATTTCATATTCACCCGACTTGATCGCGCTCACCGCAGCGTTGAGCGCTGATCCGCCGGTTGCGCAGCCGTTGGAGACATTGATGAACTGGATACCGGTCAGGCCGAGCTGCGACACCATATTGTCCGCGCTGCCCGAAGCCGCCGATCCGCCAAAAGCGAACTCCACATCTTTCCATTCGATGCCGCTGTCGGCCAGCGCCTGCCGTACGGCGAAAATGCCCTGGTCCATGCCATCGCGCCCTTCGGTCCGGCCGAACGGGTGAATGCCTGCTCCTACGATGCAAACGTCTGACATGATTATTCTCCCTGGACAGGTTTGAAGGCATGAATGAGCTTCTGCTCTTCGGGCGGCGCTTCGGGATCCAGCGGGATCACCGTAAATTCCACCTCCATGCCGATTTGGACATCATCCGGATCAACACCGGTCAATCGCGATTCCACCATCGTCTGGCCCGGCAGGCTGACATAGGCGACCACATAGGGCTTGAACTTCTCCGGATCGGTCGGTCCGATATAGGGCGGCTTGGGCGGAAATCGCTGGACCGTATAGGTCCAGACGGTTCCGCGCGTACCGAGCGCCACCGGCTCGATATTGTCATCGGGAGTCAATGGCAGCGGAAAGAATATCTGGCCGGTTTCCCTGTTGCGCGCGCCCAATAGCGCGCTCATGTCATCGGTAAACAGATTGTCAGCAATCGGTTGTGCACTCACGAAGATCTCTCCTTTTATGCGAGTCCTATAAGGGGGAAAGCGGGCGGCAAATAACTGCCAAAACGGCTAGGATATTCACGCGCTAGTAGCCCGGATGTACCGCCAGCATGCCGCCATCGACCAGTAGGTCACTACCGGTGACGAAGCTGCTGTCATCGCTGGCCAGATATACTGCGGCAGCGGCCAGATCACTGCCCTGCCCGATCCGGTTCAACGGCGACATGGCCGCAGCCATTTCGACCATCCCGGGAACGCTTTTGGCGGCCGTGTCGATAATCCCTGTATGGGTCGCGCCGGGGACCAGATTGTTGCAGCGGATATTCAATCCCGCTTGCGCGCAATGGACGGCCACCGATTTGGACAACATGCGCACTGCGCTTTTGGAAGCCGTGTATGTCACATCACCGGGGAGCGCCGCGAAAGCGCTGGTCGATGCGATGTTGATAATCGAACCACAGGAGCCGCCGGGATTGGCTTTCATCGCGGCAATCGCCTTCTGGCAACCGAGCATCACCCCGGTCAGATTGATCCCGAGCAAATGGTGCCAGCTTTCG comes from Sphingorhabdus sp. YGSMI21 and encodes:
- a CDS encoding thiolase family protein, yielding MMSDVCIVGAGIHPFGRTEGRDGMDQGIFAVRQALADSGIEWKDVEFAFGGSAASGSADNMVSQLGLTGIQFINVSNGCATGGSALNAAVSAIKSGEYEMGMAVGFDKHPRGAFNADPSAYGLPNWYGEAGYMLTVQFFGAKIMRYLHEHNISRETLGRVAEKAFRNGVKTDHAWRRSEVDLDTIMNAPMICDPLTKYMFCSPAEGAVALILASEKKARELGVPIIRLKSSVMRTRPPGSFEVFAASIDNERGGTATEIASKAAFEQAGMGPEDIDIAQLQDTESGAEIMHMAENGFCKPGDQEQWLLEGRSDITGELPINTDGGCLACGEPIGASGLRQVYENVVQLRGTAGARQVPGDPKTAYTQVYGAPGVSAVTILQR
- a CDS encoding acyl-CoA dehydrogenase, yielding MTKDISAEAHDMAERVEKFVRDKIFAFEKDERCEDHGPTDGLVQEMRALAKEAGVLTPHIREDGSHLTHLETALVLRKSGLSPLGPLAVNTFAPDEGNMYLLGKCASPEQKERFLEPLVSGRERSAFFMTEPASENGAGSDPMMMQTTAKPDGNHWVINGRKTFITGAKGAKVGIIMAKSDEGATMFLVDLPDPAIRIERVLDTIDSSMPGSHSVVQIDNLRVPADQMLGESGEGFKYAQVRLSPARLTHCMRWLGCCDRAQEIAIDYACKRQAFGKPLIDHEGVGFMLAQNQIDLKQAELMIDWCATVLDTGALGTTESSMAKVAVSEALFRIADNCVQVMGGTGLSKDTVVEQVFREVRAFRVYDGPTEVHKWSLAKKIKKSHKIANEG
- a CDS encoding glucose 1-dehydrogenase, encoding MSGQLEGKIAIVTGGASGIGAATVERFVREGAKVLSTDVQEALGQSVAEEAGALFMVQDVADAQSWDGVMEKARSEFGRLDILVNNAGIVIGKTIEDVDLESWHHLLGINLTGVMLGCQKAIAAMKANPGGSCGSIINIASTSAFAALPGDVTYTASKSAVRMLSKSVAVHCAQAGLNIRCNNLVPGATHTGIIDTAAKSVPGMVEMAAAMSPLNRIGQGSDLAAAAVYLASDDSSFVTGSDLLVDGGMLAVHPGY
- a CDS encoding OB-fold domain-containing protein, whose product is MSAQPIADNLFTDDMSALLGARNRETGQIFFPLPLTPDDNIEPVALGTRGTVWTYTVQRFPPKPPYIGPTDPEKFKPYVVAYVSLPGQTMVESRLTGVDPDDVQIGMEVEFTVIPLDPEAPPEEQKLIHAFKPVQGE
- a CDS encoding NADP-dependent oxidoreductase encodes the protein MTKNRKFTLVSRPVGEPKESDFALVEEDLPELSDGSFLVRNHYISLDPAQRGWMSDAESYMPPIALGAAVTASSVGRVAESKNPDFPVGQWVVGLGAMEEYSVVEAGGFTSPVDASLVPSPTNFLSVLGAVGMTAYFGMIDDGKPKAGDTLLVTGAAGAVGSLVGQIGKIKGCRVIGIAGGADKCRRLTEDYGFDAAIDYRGKSQAELEKEIAAAAPDGVDIIWENVGGEILDAGITAINEYGRVVLCGLISEYNSPEPVGIRNLWYLISRQATIKGFLVRDYPPRFAEGIAEMGKWLAEGKIKHDEDIDKGIENSYAAFMKLFSGANQGKMILDVSPED
- a CDS encoding SDR family oxidoreductase; translation: MARLSGKIAIVTGAGSGLGKAISETFAEEGAQVVLTDIDIEAATKVADAIGANAIALQQDVVDEARWDEIFAATADAFGAPHILVNNAGLVIPGTIEDCSLELFRKQTSVMLDGVFLGCRSAVRAMKSNDQPSSIINLSSMAALQGYSPFVAYSAAKGGVRSMTKSVALHCKEQDYPIRCNSLHPAGIDTPMVRQEAVGAGGGETPETGMIKIGELGHPNDVAALCVYLASDESRFMTAGEYPVDNGVLYKPA
- a CDS encoding limonene-1,2-epoxide hydrolase family protein; this translates as MADNKQQVLDFIDAWNRLDYDAIYAAMADDIFYHNIPMEPCVGIDAVKAFFDGSGMGSDGAEWIVHHIVAEGQTVLTERTDKFRINGQWIAIRVMGTFEMRDGKIAKWRDYFDLAEFQNQMAAAMGAAAS